Proteins encoded in a region of the Isoalcanivorax pacificus W11-5 genome:
- a CDS encoding DUF6351 family protein, with product MSMLSIRAGTALLCAGCSILLVSLTACGGSSSNHRGSPAGGVTGLSTLSTAPGMVSGGDVLMEIQLSDPAAAGRVAVMLNGTDITEAFALRTDGRYTGLVTGLAEGDNTITAGEHSLTVKNHPRSGPIFSGPHLAPWVCAQPTAATVTVTNPENDWEADTTSRISGLDQTTDEHCNAPASISYYYQPTSAASDCSFAISGANACFIPFDTANPPADTDVAEFTNDRGDTVRSIIAVETGTLNRGMYSLVVFHDPAASHHPAAPQKGWNNKLLFNFGGGAGGSRFQTPPDNPFFNEGALRRGFMLAKSSLNDHRTNSNHALAAEAVLMLKEHITEQYGEIRYTIGSGGSGGAIMQLTMASSYPGLLDGVLPTQIYADALTNSLEIFDCGILTDNYVTLPDGALTQAERLAITGHAQATQCLAWNGAFLPLGIPSLPSNCGTGFPAAITYDPVTNPQGVRCSHAEHNRNLLGRYLDNGVHITEYPQDNEGVQYGLKALQDGTIDAERFVHLNEHIGYYDADQNWVPGPGRAISSEVALENAYRSGMVTGSPHLANVPIIDVRGQEGAVDIHLNWRALALRDRLERVQGHHDNEVIWAYVGANPSNDAFLLMDTWLSAIEADDSDASQAEKVVAHKPAEAVDRCLDDGVDVGLFSDECPVKFGASPRQVAGGPVAEDILKCSLKPLDFDSADYDGITFTPDQQTRLATVFATGVCDWTRPGVQQQNTPAWMGFTEGPGGEPLDVPWVNRNL from the coding sequence ATGTCCATGCTGTCTATACGCGCCGGCACAGCGCTGCTATGCGCCGGTTGTTCTATCCTGCTCGTCTCATTGACCGCCTGCGGCGGCAGCTCCAGCAACCACCGGGGCAGCCCGGCGGGGGGCGTCACCGGTCTGAGCACGCTGTCCACCGCCCCTGGCATGGTGTCGGGCGGGGATGTGCTCATGGAAATCCAGCTCTCGGACCCCGCCGCAGCCGGACGGGTCGCCGTCATGCTCAACGGTACGGATATCACCGAAGCCTTTGCGCTGCGTACCGACGGCCGCTACACCGGCCTGGTCACCGGGCTTGCCGAAGGTGACAACACCATCACTGCCGGTGAGCACAGCCTGACCGTGAAAAACCATCCTCGCAGCGGTCCGATTTTTTCAGGGCCACACCTGGCCCCCTGGGTCTGCGCGCAGCCCACCGCCGCCACCGTCACCGTCACTAACCCCGAGAACGACTGGGAAGCAGACACCACATCGCGGATCAGCGGCCTGGACCAGACCACGGATGAACACTGCAACGCCCCGGCCAGCATCAGCTACTACTACCAGCCCACCAGTGCCGCCAGCGATTGCAGCTTCGCCATCTCCGGCGCCAACGCCTGTTTCATCCCGTTTGACACGGCCAACCCGCCTGCCGACACAGACGTGGCCGAATTCACCAATGATCGCGGCGACACCGTACGCAGCATCATCGCCGTGGAGACCGGCACGCTAAACCGGGGCATGTACTCACTGGTGGTGTTCCATGATCCCGCCGCTTCGCACCACCCGGCGGCACCACAGAAAGGCTGGAACAACAAACTGCTGTTCAATTTCGGCGGTGGCGCCGGCGGCAGCCGCTTCCAGACGCCGCCGGACAATCCGTTCTTTAACGAAGGTGCCCTGCGGCGTGGCTTCATGCTGGCCAAATCGTCATTGAACGATCACCGAACCAATTCCAACCATGCCCTGGCAGCGGAAGCCGTGCTGATGCTCAAGGAGCACATCACAGAGCAGTATGGCGAAATTCGCTACACCATCGGCAGCGGCGGTTCCGGCGGCGCCATCATGCAACTGACCATGGCCTCGTCCTACCCCGGCCTGCTTGACGGCGTGCTGCCCACCCAGATCTATGCCGACGCACTGACCAATTCGCTGGAAATCTTCGACTGCGGCATTCTCACGGACAACTATGTCACCCTCCCCGACGGTGCCCTGACGCAGGCGGAACGGCTGGCCATCACCGGCCACGCGCAAGCCACCCAGTGCCTGGCCTGGAACGGCGCCTTCCTGCCGCTGGGCATTCCCAGCCTCCCCAGCAACTGCGGGACCGGCTTCCCGGCGGCGATCACCTACGACCCCGTCACCAACCCGCAGGGGGTGCGCTGTTCCCACGCCGAGCACAACCGCAATCTGCTCGGCCGTTACCTGGACAATGGCGTCCATATCACCGAATACCCGCAGGACAACGAAGGCGTTCAGTACGGCCTGAAGGCACTGCAGGACGGGACGATTGATGCCGAGCGCTTCGTGCACCTCAACGAGCACATCGGCTACTACGATGCCGACCAGAACTGGGTACCGGGCCCCGGCCGCGCCATCAGCTCCGAAGTGGCACTGGAAAATGCCTACCGCAGCGGCATGGTCACGGGCAGTCCCCACCTGGCGAACGTGCCGATCATTGATGTTCGAGGCCAGGAAGGCGCAGTCGACATCCACCTCAACTGGCGCGCGCTGGCACTGCGCGATCGCCTGGAACGGGTACAGGGCCATCATGATAACGAGGTGATCTGGGCGTATGTCGGCGCCAACCCGTCGAATGACGCCTTCCTGCTGATGGACACCTGGCTCAGCGCCATCGAGGCCGACGACAGCGACGCCAGCCAGGCGGAAAAAGTCGTAGCCCACAAACCCGCCGAAGCGGTAGACCGCTGCCTGGACGACGGTGTCGATGTCGGCCTGTTCAGCGACGAATGCCCGGTAAAATTCGGTGCGTCACCACGCCAGGTGGCCGGCGGGCCGGTCGCCGAGGACATCCTCAAGTGCAGCCTGAAACCACTGGATTTCGACAGTGCTGACTATGACGGCATCACCTTTACCCCTGACCAGCAGACACGGCTGGCCACCGTCTTTGCCACCGGCGTCTGTGACTGGACCCGGCCAGGGGTTCAGCAACAGAACACGCCAGCCTGGATGGGCTTTACCGAGGGTCCTGGCGGTGAACCTCTGGATGTACCCTGGGTCAATCGGAACCTTTGA
- a CDS encoding arabinose transporter: protein MRTTFPPAPERLLAVLCFSTFLGFLTVGLPLPVISLYVHEQLGFGSVLVGTAVGIQFLSTLLTRGYAGRIADTQGPRPAMIKGLWLCALSGLLYIATDWLPLSSEGRLGIMIIGRLILGYGQSLLVAGMLGWGIGTVGGARSGQVMAWTGMAIYGAMALGAPLGLWLYQQVDLASVGLLVGLLPALGVVLVRNVPTVPVTAGERRSFISVLGSIWQPGMGLALQGVGFAAIGAFISLHFVHEGWVGAGLALTCFGLSFALVRVLFGHLPDKLGGPRVAVVALMVEAAGLFILYLAPSAPWALAGAAITGLGSSLIFPSLGLVVVSRVEPQMRATALGGYAAFQDVAYGLTGPLAGLMVGAYGYASAFLIGAVAALLALVIALQLSWVCRKRVAAC from the coding sequence ATGCGCACCACATTCCCACCCGCCCCCGAACGCCTGCTGGCCGTGCTCTGTTTCAGCACCTTTCTGGGCTTCCTCACAGTCGGCCTGCCGTTGCCGGTGATTTCGCTCTACGTGCATGAACAACTCGGGTTCGGCAGCGTGCTGGTGGGCACCGCCGTCGGCATCCAGTTCCTGTCGACGCTGCTGACGCGCGGCTATGCCGGACGGATCGCCGACACACAGGGGCCCAGGCCCGCCATGATCAAGGGGCTGTGGCTGTGCGCCCTGTCCGGTCTGCTGTACATCGCCACTGACTGGCTGCCGCTGTCCTCCGAAGGCCGTCTCGGCATCATGATCATCGGCCGGCTGATACTGGGTTACGGCCAGAGCTTGCTGGTCGCCGGCATGCTCGGCTGGGGCATTGGTACCGTCGGCGGGGCACGCTCCGGCCAAGTCATGGCCTGGACCGGCATGGCCATCTACGGCGCCATGGCGCTGGGTGCGCCGCTGGGCCTGTGGCTGTATCAGCAGGTGGACCTGGCATCGGTGGGCCTGCTGGTCGGCCTGCTGCCCGCGCTCGGCGTGGTGCTGGTGAGAAATGTCCCGACGGTGCCCGTCACCGCCGGCGAACGCCGCTCGTTCATCAGTGTGCTGGGCAGCATCTGGCAGCCTGGCATGGGGCTGGCTCTGCAAGGGGTCGGCTTTGCTGCCATTGGCGCCTTTATCAGCCTGCATTTCGTCCATGAAGGCTGGGTCGGTGCCGGCCTGGCGCTGACCTGCTTTGGCCTGTCATTCGCCCTGGTGCGCGTGTTATTCGGCCATCTGCCAGACAAGCTCGGCGGCCCGCGCGTGGCCGTCGTGGCCCTGATGGTGGAAGCCGCCGGGCTGTTCATACTGTACCTGGCCCCGAGCGCGCCCTGGGCGCTGGCCGGCGCCGCCATTACCGGGCTGGGCAGTTCACTGATTTTCCCCTCGCTGGGGCTGGTGGTGGTGAGCCGGGTCGAGCCACAGATGCGTGCCACGGCCCTGGGCGGTTATGCCGCATTCCAGGATGTGGCCTATGGGCTGACCGGCCCGCTGGCCGGGTTGATGGTGGGGGCCTATGGTTATGCGTCCGCGTTTCTGATCGGTGCGGTCGCGGCATTGCTTGCGCTGGTGATTGCGTTGCAATTGAGTTGGGTTTGCAGGAAGCGGGTGGCGGCCTGTTGA
- a CDS encoding Rpn family recombination-promoting nuclease/putative transposase, translated as MDDHDTGYRLLFSHPEMVRDLLTGFVPESWVAELDLDTLEKVSGSYVTDDLRSRCDDVIWRVRWGKEWVYLYLLLEFQSTVDPYMAVRIMAYVALLYQDLIRTGQLGETGHLPPVVPVVLYNGRPRWQAATDIGALIFPVTGELARYQPRLHYLLLDEGRFDEQALAPLQNLVAALFRLENSRDAPAIQRVLRHLIDWLHAPQQASLRRSFTEWLRRVLLPGRLPHITIPAMQELQEVDDMLAERVKEWYAEYERKGLQDGMRKGMAQGLEKGLEKGLEQGLEKGLEKGRNDEARRILSRQITRRFGALSPATEARLAAASLEQLELWADLILDAQSPEALFGSNQPEPDRYR; from the coding sequence ATGGACGATCACGATACCGGCTATCGACTGCTGTTTTCCCACCCGGAAATGGTCCGCGACCTGCTGACCGGCTTTGTGCCGGAAAGCTGGGTGGCCGAACTGGACCTGGACACGCTGGAAAAGGTCAGCGGCAGTTATGTCACCGATGACCTGCGCAGCCGCTGCGACGATGTGATCTGGCGCGTCCGCTGGGGCAAGGAATGGGTCTATCTCTACCTGCTGCTGGAATTCCAGTCCACCGTGGACCCGTATATGGCCGTGCGCATCATGGCCTATGTCGCCCTGCTCTATCAGGACCTGATCCGCACCGGGCAACTGGGCGAGACCGGCCACCTGCCTCCGGTCGTGCCCGTGGTGCTCTACAACGGCCGGCCTCGCTGGCAGGCCGCGACGGATATCGGGGCACTGATCTTCCCGGTCACCGGCGAACTGGCGCGCTACCAGCCCAGGCTGCACTACCTGCTGCTGGACGAAGGCCGTTTTGACGAGCAGGCCCTGGCCCCGTTGCAGAACCTCGTCGCGGCCTTGTTCCGGCTGGAGAACAGCCGCGATGCGCCGGCCATCCAGCGGGTCTTGCGGCATCTGATAGACTGGCTGCACGCACCGCAGCAGGCCAGCCTGCGCCGCAGCTTTACCGAATGGCTCCGGCGGGTCCTGTTGCCGGGCCGGCTGCCCCACATCACAATACCGGCCATGCAGGAATTGCAGGAGGTGGATGACATGCTCGCTGAACGTGTGAAGGAATGGTACGCCGAGTACGAACGAAAGGGCCTCCAGGACGGCATGCGCAAAGGCATGGCGCAAGGTCTGGAAAAAGGTCTGGAGAAAGGTCTGGAACAGGGTCTTGAGAAAGGCCTGGAAAAAGGCCGCAATGATGAAGCCCGTCGTATTCTGTCACGGCAAATAACGCGACGCTTTGGCGCGCTGTCCCCTGCCACCGAAGCTCGCCTGGCAGCAGCCTCGCTGGAACAGCTTGAACTGTGGGCCGACCTGATCCTTGATGCGCAGTCGCCGGAAGCATTATTTGGCTCAAACCAGCCCGAGCCAGACAGATATAGGTAA
- a CDS encoding phosphatidylinositol-specific phospholipase C domain-containing protein has product MSRWTFPMLCLLSTAAFATPVEDFRNSWNYEALAHQRTLEMGEPLGQTSFQYTHNSYNSVAYQNLGSYWDPNHQVSVVDQLDLGIRALELDVHWAYSKLILCHGTSDHTGCSTFDRHFEDGIKEIATWLERPENNDQVILIYIEEHVDSEHDRAVDILDLHLGDRIYRPGSCRTLPMDITRADMINDGKQVLLIGGDCSTTRWAQTVFNYGFPTGNDSFAPYPLCTISGRTQQFVQTNLVRIFEDGTNLSATFGNPPPPTTPQRMAEAMQCNLGIVGLDHLVPFDSRLAAAVWSWGENEPNNSGGNEHCAEQRADGRFNDVNCGQSRRAACQADDGSWMVTAASVTWAQAASTCTAEFGSTYQFQVPRNGFSNQKLKEARDSAGATVVWLNYSDLASEGEWLPVNYPVVQPPEPPAEPVWRKLRNDHGRCLDLEDRSTADGTEIHHWSCHGADSQLWWHDPQGRLRAKSAPDKCADVSGSGTSEGTRVVLWPCHSGDNQVWTRGASNSFRPAHAPHRALDIKDPLWGNGQRAHLWTFHGGKSQRWSWD; this is encoded by the coding sequence ATGAGCAGATGGACCTTTCCCATGCTGTGTCTGTTGAGCACGGCAGCCTTCGCCACGCCGGTGGAGGATTTTCGCAATAGCTGGAACTATGAGGCGCTCGCGCATCAGCGCACGCTGGAAATGGGTGAGCCGCTGGGGCAGACCAGTTTCCAGTACACGCACAACAGCTACAACTCGGTGGCGTATCAGAATCTGGGCAGTTACTGGGACCCGAATCATCAGGTCAGCGTGGTGGACCAACTGGACCTGGGTATCCGTGCGCTGGAGCTGGATGTGCACTGGGCCTACAGCAAACTGATCCTGTGCCATGGCACCAGCGACCACACAGGCTGTTCCACCTTTGACCGTCACTTCGAGGACGGCATCAAGGAAATTGCCACCTGGCTTGAGCGGCCCGAAAACAACGATCAGGTGATCCTGATTTACATCGAGGAGCATGTGGACAGCGAACATGATCGCGCCGTCGACATCCTTGATCTGCATCTGGGAGATCGTATTTATCGACCGGGTTCCTGCCGCACATTGCCGATGGACATCACCCGTGCCGACATGATCAATGACGGCAAGCAGGTGTTGTTGATCGGTGGTGATTGCAGCACCACCCGTTGGGCACAGACGGTGTTCAATTACGGCTTCCCCACGGGCAACGACAGCTTCGCGCCTTATCCGTTGTGCACCATCAGCGGGAGGACGCAGCAGTTCGTGCAGACCAATCTTGTGCGGATTTTTGAAGACGGCACCAACCTGAGTGCCACCTTTGGTAACCCGCCGCCGCCGACCACGCCGCAGCGCATGGCGGAGGCGATGCAGTGCAATCTGGGCATTGTTGGCCTGGATCATCTGGTGCCGTTCGATAGCCGTCTTGCCGCTGCCGTATGGAGCTGGGGCGAGAACGAACCGAATAATTCGGGCGGTAACGAACACTGTGCCGAGCAGCGTGCCGACGGTCGCTTCAACGACGTGAACTGCGGCCAGTCGCGCCGCGCCGCCTGCCAGGCGGACGATGGCAGCTGGATGGTTACTGCGGCATCGGTTACCTGGGCACAGGCGGCGTCGACCTGCACGGCGGAGTTTGGCAGCACGTATCAGTTCCAGGTGCCACGCAACGGTTTCAGTAATCAGAAGCTGAAAGAAGCCCGTGATTCTGCCGGTGCCACGGTGGTGTGGTTGAACTACAGCGACCTGGCCAGTGAGGGCGAGTGGCTGCCGGTAAATTATCCGGTGGTGCAACCGCCTGAACCGCCGGCAGAGCCGGTGTGGCGCAAGCTGCGCAATGATCATGGCCGTTGCCTGGATCTGGAAGACCGCAGCACGGCGGATGGCACGGAAATCCACCACTGGAGTTGCCACGGTGCCGACAGCCAGCTCTGGTGGCATGATCCGCAAGGCCGTCTGCGGGCGAAATCCGCGCCGGATAAATGCGCGGACGTGTCCGGTAGTGGTACCAGCGAAGGCACGCGCGTAGTGCTGTGGCCGTGCCACAGTGGTGATAATCAGGTCTGGACGCGGGGAGCCAGCAACTCCTTCCGGCCAGCGCACGCACCGCACCGGGCGTTGGATATCAAGGACCCTTTGTGGGGCAATGGTCAGCGCGCGCATCTGTGGACTTTCCACGGCGGCAAGTCGCAGCGGTGGAGCTGGGATTGA
- a CDS encoding DUF192 domain-containing protein, which yields MNRAGGWLLCGLLALGGLGCSSADEPTGAEVVFGTALICLGDAAEPLSVEVASTETQRQRGLMGRDGLAPDTGMLFRYPDEATPKYGFWMFNVPFALEVAFISAAGEVVDIKKMAPCVGVPARECPPYQTPHPYQSALEVSPGVLRAHDVSPGSLVREAINGVCDGD from the coding sequence ATGAACAGAGCGGGGGGATGGTTGCTGTGCGGGCTGTTGGCGCTGGGTGGGTTGGGCTGTTCTTCCGCTGATGAACCGACAGGCGCAGAGGTGGTATTCGGGACGGCATTGATATGCCTGGGAGATGCCGCCGAGCCACTCTCCGTTGAAGTGGCGTCCACCGAAACACAGCGCCAGCGCGGGCTGATGGGGCGCGACGGGCTGGCGCCGGATACGGGCATGCTGTTCCGCTATCCGGACGAAGCCACGCCCAAATATGGATTCTGGATGTTCAACGTGCCCTTCGCACTGGAAGTCGCGTTTATCAGCGCAGCCGGCGAAGTGGTGGACATCAAGAAAATGGCACCTTGTGTCGGTGTGCCAGCACGAGAGTGTCCGCCGTATCAGACACCGCACCCGTACCAGTCGGCGCTCGAAGTCAGTCCGGGTGTCTTGCGGGCACATGACGTGTCACCTGGCAGCCTGGTCCGTGAGGCGATAAACGGCGTATGTGATGGGGATTGA